A window of the Podarcis raffonei isolate rPodRaf1 chromosome 4, rPodRaf1.pri, whole genome shotgun sequence genome harbors these coding sequences:
- the B3GALT5 gene encoding beta-1,3-galactosyltransferase 5 isoform X3 → MAEMTGKGRDFISCCLGAKTFFLLMKLKHPLKMASKRLARMLVFTMALVCFLCLYAKLGTFEICIFCETKHEFFPFKRDGRFLRRPHMNCRQNPPFLVILVTSSHKQSKARMAIRETWGRERKIDNKRIVTYFLLGSTLTDVDQRAIDDENKKHRDIIQKDFLDSYYNLTLKTIMGLEWIHKFCPQTSFVMKTDSDMFVNTYYLIELLLKKNKKVSFFTGFLKENEHPIRKLISKWYVSEEEYSGNLYPPFCSGTGYVLSADVASSVYKIAKEVPYFKLEDVFVGMCLAKLDIKLEELHSEQTFFPEGLVFSACRFRKIVTSHFVRPHENLIYWDALERSLDENCHPGTYPGG, encoded by the exons ATTTTATCAGTTGCTGTCTTGGAGCCAAAACTTTCTTTCTCCTCATGAAATTGAAGCATCCATTAAAG atggCTTCCAAGAGACTTGCAAGGATGCTTGTTTTCACTATGGCTTTGGTTTGTTTTCTCTGTTTATATGCCAAACTGGGCACTTTCGAAATCTGTATATTCTGTGAGACGAAGCATGAGTTCTTTCCCTTTAAGAGAGATGGACGTTTTTTAAGGAGGCCTCATATGAATTGCAGACAGAATCCACCATTCCTGGTCATTCTTGTGACATCATCTCACAAACAATCCAAAGCCCGGATGGCTATCCGTGAGACATGgggcagagaaagaaaaatagacAACAAACGTATTGTGACCTATTTTCTCCTGGGAAGTACTCTCACTGATGTTGACCAGCGTGCTATTGATGATGAGAacaaaaaacacagagacattatCCAGAAGGATTTTCTAGATTCCTACTACAATTTAACATTAAAGACTATTATGGGCCTTGAATGGATTCACAAATTCTGCCCACAAACCAGCTTTGTGATGAAAACAGACTCAGATATGTTTGTGAATACCTACTATCTCATTGAACTTCTTCTAAAGAAAAATAAGAAGGTTAGCTTCTTCACtggctttttaaaagagaatgagCATCCAATACGAAAACTGATAAGTAAGTGGTATGTGAGTGAAGAAGAATATTCAGGAAACTTGTACCCTCCATTTTGTTCAGGGACTGGTTATGTTTTGTCTGCAGATGTTGCTAGTAGTGTGTATAAAATTGCCAAAGAAGTTCCTTATTTTAAACTAGAGGATGTTTTTGTAGGCATGTGCCTCGCTAAACTCGACATCAAACTGGAAGAACTTCATTCAGAACAAACATTCTTCCCAGAGGGGCTTGTATTTTCTGCTTGTCGTTTTAGGAAAATTGTGACAAGCCACTTTGTCAGACCTCATGAGAATCTTATCTACTGGGATGCACTGGAGAGGTCCTTGGATGAAAATTGTCATCCAGGGACCTATCCAGGTGGCTGA
- the B3GALT5 gene encoding beta-1,3-galactosyltransferase 5 isoform X1, producing the protein MVEMGSGWVGRTESREAQTAWQYGRPADGTYFISCCLGAKTFFLLMKLKHPLKMASKRLARMLVFTMALVCFLCLYAKLGTFEICIFCETKHEFFPFKRDGRFLRRPHMNCRQNPPFLVILVTSSHKQSKARMAIRETWGRERKIDNKRIVTYFLLGSTLTDVDQRAIDDENKKHRDIIQKDFLDSYYNLTLKTIMGLEWIHKFCPQTSFVMKTDSDMFVNTYYLIELLLKKNKKVSFFTGFLKENEHPIRKLISKWYVSEEEYSGNLYPPFCSGTGYVLSADVASSVYKIAKEVPYFKLEDVFVGMCLAKLDIKLEELHSEQTFFPEGLVFSACRFRKIVTSHFVRPHENLIYWDALERSLDENCHPGTYPGG; encoded by the exons ATTTTATCAGTTGCTGTCTTGGAGCCAAAACTTTCTTTCTCCTCATGAAATTGAAGCATCCATTAAAG atggCTTCCAAGAGACTTGCAAGGATGCTTGTTTTCACTATGGCTTTGGTTTGTTTTCTCTGTTTATATGCCAAACTGGGCACTTTCGAAATCTGTATATTCTGTGAGACGAAGCATGAGTTCTTTCCCTTTAAGAGAGATGGACGTTTTTTAAGGAGGCCTCATATGAATTGCAGACAGAATCCACCATTCCTGGTCATTCTTGTGACATCATCTCACAAACAATCCAAAGCCCGGATGGCTATCCGTGAGACATGgggcagagaaagaaaaatagacAACAAACGTATTGTGACCTATTTTCTCCTGGGAAGTACTCTCACTGATGTTGACCAGCGTGCTATTGATGATGAGAacaaaaaacacagagacattatCCAGAAGGATTTTCTAGATTCCTACTACAATTTAACATTAAAGACTATTATGGGCCTTGAATGGATTCACAAATTCTGCCCACAAACCAGCTTTGTGATGAAAACAGACTCAGATATGTTTGTGAATACCTACTATCTCATTGAACTTCTTCTAAAGAAAAATAAGAAGGTTAGCTTCTTCACtggctttttaaaagagaatgagCATCCAATACGAAAACTGATAAGTAAGTGGTATGTGAGTGAAGAAGAATATTCAGGAAACTTGTACCCTCCATTTTGTTCAGGGACTGGTTATGTTTTGTCTGCAGATGTTGCTAGTAGTGTGTATAAAATTGCCAAAGAAGTTCCTTATTTTAAACTAGAGGATGTTTTTGTAGGCATGTGCCTCGCTAAACTCGACATCAAACTGGAAGAACTTCATTCAGAACAAACATTCTTCCCAGAGGGGCTTGTATTTTCTGCTTGTCGTTTTAGGAAAATTGTGACAAGCCACTTTGTCAGACCTCATGAGAATCTTATCTACTGGGATGCACTGGAGAGGTCCTTGGATGAAAATTGTCATCCAGGGACCTATCCAGGTGGCTGA
- the B3GALT5 gene encoding beta-1,3-galactosyltransferase 5 isoform X2, producing the protein MFSPCQNEFCLKKIVTSPRLFSETDFISCCLGAKTFFLLMKLKHPLKMASKRLARMLVFTMALVCFLCLYAKLGTFEICIFCETKHEFFPFKRDGRFLRRPHMNCRQNPPFLVILVTSSHKQSKARMAIRETWGRERKIDNKRIVTYFLLGSTLTDVDQRAIDDENKKHRDIIQKDFLDSYYNLTLKTIMGLEWIHKFCPQTSFVMKTDSDMFVNTYYLIELLLKKNKKVSFFTGFLKENEHPIRKLISKWYVSEEEYSGNLYPPFCSGTGYVLSADVASSVYKIAKEVPYFKLEDVFVGMCLAKLDIKLEELHSEQTFFPEGLVFSACRFRKIVTSHFVRPHENLIYWDALERSLDENCHPGTYPGG; encoded by the exons ATTTTATCAGTTGCTGTCTTGGAGCCAAAACTTTCTTTCTCCTCATGAAATTGAAGCATCCATTAAAG atggCTTCCAAGAGACTTGCAAGGATGCTTGTTTTCACTATGGCTTTGGTTTGTTTTCTCTGTTTATATGCCAAACTGGGCACTTTCGAAATCTGTATATTCTGTGAGACGAAGCATGAGTTCTTTCCCTTTAAGAGAGATGGACGTTTTTTAAGGAGGCCTCATATGAATTGCAGACAGAATCCACCATTCCTGGTCATTCTTGTGACATCATCTCACAAACAATCCAAAGCCCGGATGGCTATCCGTGAGACATGgggcagagaaagaaaaatagacAACAAACGTATTGTGACCTATTTTCTCCTGGGAAGTACTCTCACTGATGTTGACCAGCGTGCTATTGATGATGAGAacaaaaaacacagagacattatCCAGAAGGATTTTCTAGATTCCTACTACAATTTAACATTAAAGACTATTATGGGCCTTGAATGGATTCACAAATTCTGCCCACAAACCAGCTTTGTGATGAAAACAGACTCAGATATGTTTGTGAATACCTACTATCTCATTGAACTTCTTCTAAAGAAAAATAAGAAGGTTAGCTTCTTCACtggctttttaaaagagaatgagCATCCAATACGAAAACTGATAAGTAAGTGGTATGTGAGTGAAGAAGAATATTCAGGAAACTTGTACCCTCCATTTTGTTCAGGGACTGGTTATGTTTTGTCTGCAGATGTTGCTAGTAGTGTGTATAAAATTGCCAAAGAAGTTCCTTATTTTAAACTAGAGGATGTTTTTGTAGGCATGTGCCTCGCTAAACTCGACATCAAACTGGAAGAACTTCATTCAGAACAAACATTCTTCCCAGAGGGGCTTGTATTTTCTGCTTGTCGTTTTAGGAAAATTGTGACAAGCCACTTTGTCAGACCTCATGAGAATCTTATCTACTGGGATGCACTGGAGAGGTCCTTGGATGAAAATTGTCATCCAGGGACCTATCCAGGTGGCTGA
- the B3GALT5 gene encoding beta-1,3-galactosyltransferase 5 isoform X4, with translation MKLKHPLKMASKRLARMLVFTMALVCFLCLYAKLGTFEICIFCETKHEFFPFKRDGRFLRRPHMNCRQNPPFLVILVTSSHKQSKARMAIRETWGRERKIDNKRIVTYFLLGSTLTDVDQRAIDDENKKHRDIIQKDFLDSYYNLTLKTIMGLEWIHKFCPQTSFVMKTDSDMFVNTYYLIELLLKKNKKVSFFTGFLKENEHPIRKLISKWYVSEEEYSGNLYPPFCSGTGYVLSADVASSVYKIAKEVPYFKLEDVFVGMCLAKLDIKLEELHSEQTFFPEGLVFSACRFRKIVTSHFVRPHENLIYWDALERSLDENCHPGTYPGG, from the exons ATGAAATTGAAGCATCCATTAAAG atggCTTCCAAGAGACTTGCAAGGATGCTTGTTTTCACTATGGCTTTGGTTTGTTTTCTCTGTTTATATGCCAAACTGGGCACTTTCGAAATCTGTATATTCTGTGAGACGAAGCATGAGTTCTTTCCCTTTAAGAGAGATGGACGTTTTTTAAGGAGGCCTCATATGAATTGCAGACAGAATCCACCATTCCTGGTCATTCTTGTGACATCATCTCACAAACAATCCAAAGCCCGGATGGCTATCCGTGAGACATGgggcagagaaagaaaaatagacAACAAACGTATTGTGACCTATTTTCTCCTGGGAAGTACTCTCACTGATGTTGACCAGCGTGCTATTGATGATGAGAacaaaaaacacagagacattatCCAGAAGGATTTTCTAGATTCCTACTACAATTTAACATTAAAGACTATTATGGGCCTTGAATGGATTCACAAATTCTGCCCACAAACCAGCTTTGTGATGAAAACAGACTCAGATATGTTTGTGAATACCTACTATCTCATTGAACTTCTTCTAAAGAAAAATAAGAAGGTTAGCTTCTTCACtggctttttaaaagagaatgagCATCCAATACGAAAACTGATAAGTAAGTGGTATGTGAGTGAAGAAGAATATTCAGGAAACTTGTACCCTCCATTTTGTTCAGGGACTGGTTATGTTTTGTCTGCAGATGTTGCTAGTAGTGTGTATAAAATTGCCAAAGAAGTTCCTTATTTTAAACTAGAGGATGTTTTTGTAGGCATGTGCCTCGCTAAACTCGACATCAAACTGGAAGAACTTCATTCAGAACAAACATTCTTCCCAGAGGGGCTTGTATTTTCTGCTTGTCGTTTTAGGAAAATTGTGACAAGCCACTTTGTCAGACCTCATGAGAATCTTATCTACTGGGATGCACTGGAGAGGTCCTTGGATGAAAATTGTCATCCAGGGACCTATCCAGGTGGCTGA